Proteins encoded within one genomic window of Citrobacter amalonaticus Y19:
- a CDS encoding DUF2500 domain-containing protein — MSKPPLFFIIIIVLIIVAASFRFMQQRREKADNDAAPLRQAQMVVSNKREKPLNDRRSRQQQVTPAGTSMRYEVSFKPQNGGLEKTFRLDATQYHALTVGEKGTLSYKGSRFVDFVAQP, encoded by the coding sequence ATGAGTAAACCGCCACTTTTCTTCATTATTATCATTGTGTTAATTATTGTTGCCGCCTCATTTCGCTTTATGCAGCAGCGGCGGGAAAAAGCCGATAACGATGCGGCGCCGCTTCGCCAGGCGCAGATGGTGGTCAGCAATAAGCGTGAAAAGCCCCTCAACGACCGGCGTTCCCGACAGCAACAGGTCACGCCAGCGGGAACCAGCATGCGCTATGAGGTCAGCTTTAAGCCGCAGAACGGGGGACTGGAAAAGACATTCCGCCTTGATGCGACGCAGTACCATGCGCTGACGGTGGGGGAGAAAGGGACGCTGAGCTACAAGGGATCGCGCTTCGTCGATTTTGTCGCTCAGCCGTAG
- a CDS encoding DUF1145 family protein, with protein MLINLGRLLMLGVWAFLLLNLVQPFPRPLNIFVNVALVFMVLMHGMQLALLKSTLPKDGPQMTTGEKVRIFLFGVFELLVWQKKFNVKK; from the coding sequence ATGCTGATTAATCTTGGTCGACTATTGATGCTCGGCGTGTGGGCATTCTTATTGTTAAACCTGGTGCAACCCTTCCCGCGCCCGCTCAACATCTTCGTTAACGTCGCCCTCGTGTTCATGGTGCTGATGCACGGCATGCAACTGGCGCTGCTGAAGTCCACCCTGCCTAAAGACGGGCCGCAAATGACCACCGGCGAAAAGGTGCGTATTTTCCTGTTTGGCGTGTTCGAACTGCTGGTCTGGCAGAAGAAGTTTAACGTCAAAAAGTAA
- the rpoH gene encoding RNA polymerase sigma factor RpoH, with protein MTKEMQNLALAPVGNLESYIRAANAWPMLSADEERALAEKLHYQGDLEAAKTLILSHLRFVVHVARNYAGYGLPQADLIQEGNIGLMKAVRRFNPEVGVRLVSFAVHWIKAEIHEYVLRNWRIVKVATTKAQRKLFFNLRKTKQRLGWFNQDEVEMVARELGVSSKDVREMESRMAAQDMTFDMSPDDESDSQPMAPVLYLQDKTSNFADGIEEDNWEDQAANKLTHAMEGLDERSQDIIRARWLDEDNKSTLQELADRYGVSAERVRQLEKNAMKKLRAAIEA; from the coding sequence ATGACCAAAGAAATGCAAAATTTAGCTTTAGCCCCTGTTGGTAACCTGGAGTCTTACATCCGGGCTGCGAACGCGTGGCCGATGTTGTCGGCTGACGAGGAACGGGCACTGGCTGAAAAGCTGCATTACCAGGGCGATCTGGAAGCAGCTAAGACGCTGATCCTGTCTCACCTGCGCTTTGTTGTTCATGTTGCTCGTAACTATGCGGGCTATGGCCTGCCGCAGGCGGATCTGATTCAGGAAGGTAATATCGGCCTGATGAAAGCCGTGCGCCGTTTCAACCCGGAAGTGGGTGTGCGTCTGGTTTCCTTCGCCGTTCACTGGATCAAAGCTGAGATCCACGAATACGTCCTGCGTAACTGGCGTATTGTGAAAGTGGCGACCACCAAAGCACAGCGTAAGCTGTTCTTCAACCTGCGTAAAACCAAGCAGCGTCTGGGCTGGTTTAATCAGGATGAAGTGGAAATGGTGGCGCGTGAGCTGGGCGTTTCCAGTAAAGACGTCCGCGAGATGGAATCTCGTATGGCGGCGCAGGACATGACTTTTGATATGTCCCCGGACGACGAGTCCGACAGCCAGCCGATGGCGCCGGTGCTGTATCTGCAGGATAAAACCTCTAACTTTGCCGACGGTATTGAAGAGGATAACTGGGAAGATCAGGCCGCCAACAAACTGACCCACGCGATGGAAGGTCTCGACGAGCGTAGCCAGGATATTATCCGCGCCCGCTGGCTGGACGAAGATAACAAGTCCACGCTGCAGGAACTGGCCGATCGCTACGGCGTTTCCGCAGAACGTGTGCGTCAGCTTGAAAAGAACGCCATGAAAAAACTTCGCGCCGCTATCGAAGCGTAA
- the ftsY gene encoding signal recognition particle-docking protein FtsY, producing the protein MAKQKKRGFFSWLGFGEKEQEQEQKTEEQQGVDAPVEAAADVEAQAAVHSKEETEAFAEEVVEVTEQVQEIETFPSAEPEPAVAEERIEPQIAVEHEELPLPEEVKAEEETSAQEWQAEAETVEIVDAVEEEAQNEPELTDEELEAQALAAQVAEDALMVVPVAEEDAPVDEIAQEQEKPTKEGFFARLKRSLLKTKENLGSGFISLFRGKKIDDDLFEELEEQLLIADVGVETTRKIITNLTEGASRKQLKDAEALYGLLKDEMGEILAKVDEPLNVEGKTPFVILMVGVNGVGKTTTIGKLARQFEQQGKSVMLAAGDTFRAAAVEQLQVWGQRNNIPVIAQHTGADSASVIFDAIQAAKARHIDVLIADTAGRLQNKSHLMEELKKIVRVMKKLDEDAPHEIMLTLDASTGQNAISQAKLFHEAVGLTGITLTKLDGTAKGGVIFSVADQFGIPIRYIGVGERIEDLRPFKADDFIEALFARED; encoded by the coding sequence ATGGCAAAACAGAAAAAACGTGGCTTCTTTTCCTGGCTGGGCTTTGGTGAAAAAGAGCAGGAACAAGAACAAAAAACCGAAGAGCAGCAGGGTGTTGACGCGCCCGTTGAAGCGGCGGCTGATGTAGAAGCGCAAGCGGCGGTTCACAGCAAAGAAGAAACAGAAGCCTTTGCTGAAGAAGTGGTTGAGGTGACTGAACAGGTTCAGGAAATCGAAACGTTCCCGTCTGCTGAACCCGAGCCCGCTGTCGCTGAAGAACGCATCGAGCCGCAGATTGCCGTCGAGCACGAAGAACTGCCGCTGCCGGAAGAGGTGAAAGCCGAAGAGGAAACCTCAGCGCAAGAGTGGCAGGCGGAAGCGGAAACCGTTGAGATTGTCGACGCGGTGGAAGAAGAGGCGCAAAACGAGCCGGAACTGACCGACGAAGAGCTGGAAGCACAGGCGCTGGCGGCGCAAGTCGCTGAAGACGCGTTGATGGTTGTGCCGGTGGCGGAAGAAGACGCGCCAGTCGACGAGATTGCTCAGGAACAGGAAAAACCGACCAAAGAAGGCTTTTTCGCGCGCCTGAAACGCAGCCTGCTGAAAACCAAAGAAAACCTCGGTTCCGGATTTATCAGTCTGTTCCGTGGTAAAAAAATCGACGATGATCTGTTTGAAGAGCTGGAAGAACAACTGCTGATTGCGGATGTGGGCGTGGAAACCACACGTAAAATCATCACCAATCTGACAGAAGGTGCCAGCCGCAAGCAGCTTAAAGATGCCGAGGCGCTGTACGGTCTGCTGAAAGACGAGATGGGCGAGATTCTGGCGAAAGTCGATGAACCGCTGAACGTTGAAGGCAAAACGCCGTTTGTTATCTTAATGGTCGGCGTGAACGGCGTGGGGAAAACCACCACCATCGGTAAGCTGGCGCGTCAGTTTGAGCAACAGGGTAAATCGGTGATGCTGGCAGCGGGCGATACGTTCCGCGCGGCGGCGGTCGAGCAATTGCAGGTCTGGGGTCAGCGTAACAATATTCCGGTGATCGCCCAGCACACTGGTGCGGACTCTGCCTCCGTTATCTTCGACGCCATCCAGGCGGCGAAGGCGCGCCACATTGATGTGCTGATTGCCGATACCGCCGGTCGCCTGCAAAACAAATCGCACCTGATGGAAGAGTTGAAAAAAATCGTTCGCGTGATGAAGAAACTGGACGAAGACGCGCCGCATGAAATTATGCTGACGCTGGACGCCAGCACCGGGCAGAATGCGATAAGCCAGGCCAAACTGTTCCATGAAGCGGTGGGTCTGACCGGTATTACCCTGACCAAGCTGGACGGTACGGCGAAAGGTGGGGTTATCTTCTCGGTGGCCGATCAGTTTGGCATCCCTATCCGCTATATTGGTGTGGGCGAACGTATCGAGGATTTACGTCCGTTTAAGGCGGACGATTTTATAGAGGCACTTTTTGCCCGAGAGGATTAA
- the ftsE gene encoding cell division ATP-binding protein FtsE, with protein sequence MIRFEHVSKAYLGGRQALQGVTFHMQPGEMAFLTGHSGAGKSTLLKLICGIERPSAGKILFSGHDITRLKNREVPFLRRQIGMIFQDHHLLMDRTVFDNVAIPLIIAGASGDDIRRRVSAALDKVGLLDKAKNFPIQLSGGEQQRVGIARAVVNKPAVLLADEPTGNLDDALSEGILRLFEEFNRVGVTVLMATHDIGLISRRSYRMLTLSDGHLHGGEARE encoded by the coding sequence ATGATTCGCTTTGAACATGTCAGCAAGGCCTATCTCGGTGGGAGACAAGCGCTGCAGGGGGTCACATTCCATATGCAGCCAGGCGAGATGGCGTTTCTGACCGGCCACTCTGGCGCGGGGAAAAGTACCCTGCTGAAGCTTATCTGTGGGATTGAGCGGCCCAGCGCCGGGAAAATCCTCTTCAGTGGGCATGACATCACGCGACTGAAAAACCGTGAAGTGCCGTTTTTGCGTCGTCAGATCGGCATGATTTTCCAGGATCACCACCTGCTGATGGACAGAACGGTATTCGACAACGTGGCGATCCCGCTGATTATCGCCGGTGCCAGCGGGGATGATATTCGTCGTCGCGTGTCGGCGGCGCTGGACAAGGTTGGGCTGCTGGACAAAGCGAAGAACTTCCCGATCCAACTTTCCGGTGGTGAACAACAGCGTGTTGGTATCGCCCGTGCGGTGGTGAACAAGCCAGCGGTACTGCTGGCGGATGAACCGACCGGTAATCTGGACGACGCGCTGTCGGAAGGGATCCTGCGTCTGTTCGAAGAGTTTAACCGCGTCGGGGTGACGGTGCTGATGGCGACGCACGACATTGGGCTCATCTCCCGTCGTTCGTACCGCATGCTCACCCTGAGCGATGGTCATTTGCATGGAGGCGAAGCTCGTGAATAA
- the livJ gene encoding branched chain amino acid ABC transporter substrate-binding protein LivJ, with protein MNMKGKALLAGCIALAFSTMAQADIKVAVVGAMSGPVAQYGDQEFTGAEQAVADINAKGGIKGEKLQIVKYDDACDPKQAVAVANKVINDGIKYVIGHLCSSSTQPASDIYEDEGILMITPAATAPELTARGYKLVLRTTGLDSDQGPTAAKYILEKVKPQRIAIVHDKQQYGEGLARAVQENLKKGNANVVFFDGITAGEKDFSTLVARLKKENIDFVYYGGYHPEMGQILRQARAAGLKTQFMGPEGVANVSLSNIAGESAEGLLVTKPKNYDQVPANKPIVDAIKAKKQDPSGAFVWTTYAALQSLQAGLNQSADPAEIATWLKANSVETVMGPLSWDEKGDLKGFEFGVFDWHANGTATDAK; from the coding sequence ATGAATATGAAGGGTAAAGCGTTACTGGCAGGATGTATCGCGTTGGCATTCAGCACAATGGCTCAGGCCGATATTAAAGTCGCTGTTGTGGGTGCGATGTCCGGTCCGGTAGCTCAGTATGGCGACCAGGAGTTTACTGGCGCGGAACAAGCGGTTGCAGACATTAATGCCAAAGGTGGAATCAAAGGCGAAAAACTGCAGATCGTAAAATATGATGATGCCTGTGACCCGAAACAGGCGGTCGCCGTCGCAAACAAAGTGATCAATGACGGCATCAAATACGTTATCGGCCACCTGTGCTCCTCTTCCACTCAGCCAGCGTCTGATATCTACGAAGACGAAGGCATTCTGATGATCACCCCGGCGGCAACGGCGCCGGAACTGACCGCGCGCGGCTATAAGCTGGTGCTGCGCACCACGGGCCTGGACTCAGACCAGGGCCCGACCGCCGCGAAATACATTCTGGAAAAAGTGAAGCCGCAGCGCATCGCGATCGTTCACGACAAACAGCAGTACGGTGAAGGTCTGGCGCGTGCCGTGCAGGAGAACCTGAAGAAGGGCAATGCCAATGTGGTGTTCTTTGACGGTATCACCGCCGGTGAGAAAGATTTTTCTACGCTGGTGGCGCGTCTGAAGAAAGAGAATATCGACTTCGTCTACTACGGCGGTTATCACCCGGAAATGGGCCAGATCCTGCGTCAGGCTCGTGCTGCAGGGCTGAAAACGCAATTCATGGGTCCGGAAGGGGTGGCCAACGTTTCCCTGTCTAACATCGCCGGTGAATCGGCTGAAGGTCTGTTGGTGACTAAACCGAAGAACTACGACCAGGTTCCCGCGAACAAACCTATCGTCGATGCGATCAAGGCGAAGAAACAGGATCCGAGCGGTGCATTCGTGTGGACCACCTACGCCGCGCTGCAATCTCTGCAGGCGGGCCTGAACCAGTCAGCCGATCCGGCTGAAATCGCCACCTGGCTGAAAGCGAACTCAGTGGAAACCGTGATGGGGCCGCTGTCGTGGGATGAGAAGGGCGATCTGAAGGGCTTTGAATTCGGCGTCTTCGACTGGCACGCCAACGGTACAGCGACCGACGCCAAATAA
- the rsmD gene encoding 16S rRNA (guanine(966)-N(2))-methyltransferase has product MKKPNHSGSGQIRIIGGQWRGRKLPVPDSPGLRPTTDRVRETLFNWLAPVMTEAHCLDCFAGSGALGLEALSRYAASATLLEMDRAVSQQLQKNLATLKAGNAKVVNTNTLTFLAQSGTPHNVVFVDPPFRKGLLEETLSLLENHGWLASEAWIYVESEVENGLPPVPTNWSLHREKIAGQVAYRLYQREAQGESDAD; this is encoded by the coding sequence ATGAAAAAACCGAATCACTCTGGTAGCGGCCAAATCCGCATTATTGGCGGACAATGGCGCGGCCGCAAACTCCCGGTCCCCGACAGCCCCGGTCTACGTCCGACTACTGACCGCGTGCGAGAAACGCTGTTTAACTGGCTGGCGCCGGTGATGACAGAGGCCCATTGTCTGGACTGTTTCGCCGGAAGCGGCGCGCTGGGGCTGGAAGCGTTGTCACGCTATGCCGCCAGCGCCACGCTGCTGGAAATGGATCGCGCGGTCTCTCAGCAACTACAAAAGAACCTGGCTACGCTGAAAGCAGGGAATGCAAAAGTCGTTAATACCAATACCCTGACATTCCTGGCGCAGTCGGGCACCCCGCACAACGTGGTGTTTGTCGACCCGCCGTTTCGTAAAGGGTTACTGGAAGAGACCTTAAGCCTGCTGGAGAATCACGGCTGGCTGGCTAGTGAAGCCTGGATCTACGTGGAAAGCGAAGTGGAAAACGGTCTGCCGCCCGTGCCGACGAACTGGTCGCTGCACCGGGAAAAAATCGCCGGACAGGTAGCGTACCGTTTGTATCAACGCGAAGCACAAGGAGAAAGCGATGCTGATTAA
- a CDS encoding lysoplasmalogenase, whose translation MLWSFIAVCLSAWLFVDASYRGPAWQRWVFKPVTLLLLLLLAWQAPMFNAVSYLVLAGLCASLVGDALTLLPRQRLLYAIGAFFLSHLLYTIYFASQMTLSFFWPLPLVLMVLGALLIAVIWTRLEELRWPVCTFIAMTLVMVWLAGELWFFRPTAPALSAFLGASLLFVGNIVWLGSHYRCRFRADNAIAAACYFAGHFLIVRSLYL comes from the coding sequence ATGCTTTGGTCGTTTATCGCAGTCTGCCTTTCCGCATGGTTATTTGTGGATGCCTCCTACCGTGGCCCCGCCTGGCAACGCTGGGTCTTTAAACCCGTCACCTTATTACTCCTGCTGTTACTGGCCTGGCAGGCGCCGATGTTCAACGCCGTAAGCTATCTGGTACTGGCCGGTCTTTGCGCCTCACTGGTTGGCGATGCGCTGACATTATTGCCGCGTCAGCGACTGCTCTACGCGATTGGCGCGTTTTTCCTCTCGCACCTGCTGTATACCATCTATTTTGCCAGCCAGATGACGCTCTCTTTCTTCTGGCCGCTACCGCTGGTGCTGATGGTGCTGGGCGCTCTGCTGATTGCGGTGATCTGGACACGCCTCGAAGAGCTGCGCTGGCCGGTATGTACCTTTATCGCCATGACGCTGGTCATGGTCTGGCTGGCCGGTGAACTGTGGTTCTTCCGCCCCACCGCACCTGCGCTGTCGGCGTTTTTGGGCGCGTCGCTGCTGTTCGTTGGCAACATCGTCTGGCTGGGCAGTCACTACCGCTGTCGCTTCCGCGCGGACAACGCCATCGCCGCCGCTTGCTACTTTGCCGGGCACTTCCTGATCGTCCGTTCACTTTATCTCTAA
- the ftsX gene encoding permease-like cell division protein FtsX, with amino-acid sequence MNKRDAINQIKQFGGRLDRFRRSGGSSGDGGRNAPKRAKPSPRPNSRKTNVFNEQVRYAFQGALQDLKSKPLATFLTVMVIAISLTLPSVCYMVYKNVNQAATQYYPSPQITVYLQKTLDDDAAAGVVAQLQAEQGVEKVNYLSREDALGEFRNWSGFGGALDMLEENPLPAVAVVIPKLDFQSTDSLNTLRDRVSRINGIDEVRMDDSWFARLAALTGLVGRVSAMIGVLMVAAVFLVIGNSVRLSIFARRDTINVQKLIGATDGFILRPFLYGGALLGFSGAFLSLILSEILVLRLSSAVTEVAQVFGTKFDLNGLSFDECLLLLLVCSMIGWVAAWLATVQHLRHFTPD; translated from the coding sequence GTGAATAAGCGCGACGCTATCAACCAAATCAAACAGTTCGGTGGACGACTGGACCGTTTTCGTCGTTCTGGCGGCTCCTCCGGCGACGGGGGGCGTAATGCGCCGAAGCGAGCGAAACCGTCCCCCAGGCCGAATTCGCGTAAAACCAACGTTTTTAACGAGCAGGTGCGCTATGCGTTCCAGGGCGCGTTACAGGATCTGAAAAGCAAACCGCTGGCGACGTTTCTGACGGTGATGGTTATTGCCATCTCCCTGACCCTGCCGAGCGTCTGCTACATGGTCTACAAAAACGTTAACCAGGCGGCGACGCAGTATTACCCGTCTCCGCAGATAACGGTTTATCTGCAAAAAACGCTGGATGATGATGCGGCGGCAGGCGTTGTCGCCCAATTGCAGGCCGAGCAGGGCGTGGAAAAGGTGAATTATCTTTCCCGTGAAGATGCCCTTGGCGAATTTCGCAACTGGTCCGGTTTCGGCGGCGCGCTGGATATGCTGGAAGAGAACCCATTGCCTGCGGTGGCGGTGGTGATCCCGAAACTCGACTTCCAGAGTACCGATTCGCTGAACACGCTGCGTGACCGGGTTTCCCGCATCAACGGGATTGATGAAGTGCGGATGGACGACAGCTGGTTTGCCCGTCTGGCGGCGCTGACCGGACTGGTCGGGCGCGTGTCGGCGATGATTGGCGTGCTGATGGTTGCCGCCGTCTTCCTCGTCATTGGTAACAGCGTGCGGCTGAGCATTTTTGCCCGTCGCGATACCATTAACGTGCAAAAACTGATTGGCGCAACGGATGGATTTATCCTGCGTCCGTTCCTCTACGGCGGCGCATTACTCGGTTTTTCCGGCGCATTTCTTTCACTGATTTTGTCAGAAATTTTGGTGTTGCGACTGTCGTCGGCGGTCACGGAAGTGGCGCAGGTTTTCGGAACGAAGTTTGATCTCAATGGCTTATCGTTCGATGAGTGTCTGTTACTGCTGCTGGTTTGCTCGATGATCGGCTGGGTGGCGGCGTGGCTTGCGACGGTTCAACATTTACGTCACTTTACTCCCGATTAA
- a CDS encoding 4-aminobutyrate--2-oxoglutarate transaminase, whose protein sequence is MKNNELNERRLQATPRGIGVMCGFYAERAENATLWDVEGREVIDFAAGIAVLNTGHRHPKVIAAIEKQLQSFTHTAYQIVPYESYVRLAERINKRVPIQGPVKTAFFSTGAEAVENAVKIARAYTKRPGLITFGGAFHGRTFMTMALTGKVSPYKIGFGPFPGSVYHAQYPNALHGVSTADALQSLDRIFKADIAPDQVAAIILEPVQGEGGFNIAPTDFMQALRALCDTHGILLIADEVQTGFARTGKLFAMEHHGVQADLMTMAKSLAGGMPLSAVAGRAEVMDAPAAGGLGGTYAGNPLAVAAAHAVLDVIDEEQLCARATALGSTLVEALNEAKADCPFIADIRAQGSMVAVEFNDPHTGKPAPEFTRQVQDRALQQGLLLLSCGVYGNVIRFLYPLTIPEAQFRQALGIITHSLTR, encoded by the coding sequence ATGAAAAATAACGAACTGAATGAACGGCGTTTGCAGGCGACGCCGCGCGGGATCGGCGTGATGTGCGGCTTTTACGCCGAGAGAGCGGAAAACGCAACGTTGTGGGATGTGGAAGGCCGTGAGGTGATCGACTTTGCCGCCGGTATTGCGGTGCTGAATACCGGGCACCGGCACCCCAAAGTCATCGCCGCGATTGAAAAACAGCTCCAGTCCTTTACCCATACCGCGTACCAGATTGTTCCCTACGAAAGCTATGTCCGGCTTGCGGAACGTATCAACAAACGCGTCCCCATTCAGGGGCCGGTGAAAACGGCGTTTTTCTCCACCGGTGCAGAAGCGGTCGAAAACGCGGTGAAGATTGCCCGCGCGTATACCAAACGACCCGGACTCATTACCTTTGGCGGCGCATTTCACGGGCGGACTTTCATGACGATGGCGCTGACCGGCAAGGTTTCGCCTTACAAAATCGGTTTTGGGCCGTTTCCGGGTTCGGTTTATCACGCTCAGTATCCTAATGCGCTACACGGCGTGAGCACCGCCGATGCGCTGCAAAGTCTGGATCGCATTTTCAAAGCGGATATCGCGCCGGATCAGGTCGCCGCCATTATCCTTGAACCGGTTCAGGGCGAAGGGGGGTTCAATATTGCGCCAACGGATTTCATGCAGGCGCTACGGGCGTTGTGCGATACCCACGGTATCTTGTTGATCGCCGATGAGGTACAGACCGGCTTTGCCCGTACCGGTAAGCTGTTTGCGATGGAGCATCATGGCGTACAGGCCGATCTGATGACGATGGCTAAAAGCCTGGCGGGCGGGATGCCGCTCTCTGCGGTGGCGGGCCGTGCTGAAGTGATGGATGCGCCTGCGGCAGGCGGCCTGGGAGGGACGTATGCCGGGAATCCGCTGGCCGTTGCGGCGGCACACGCGGTGCTGGATGTGATTGATGAAGAACAACTCTGTGCCCGCGCTACCGCATTGGGCTCGACGCTGGTCGAGGCGTTGAACGAGGCGAAAGCGGACTGTCCGTTTATTGCCGACATTCGGGCTCAGGGGTCGATGGTGGCGGTGGAATTTAACGATCCGCACACCGGGAAGCCCGCTCCGGAATTTACCCGCCAGGTGCAGGATCGCGCCTTGCAGCAGGGGCTTCTGCTGCTGAGTTGCGGCGTGTATGGCAACGTCATTCGTTTTCTCTATCCGCTCACCATTCCTGAGGCGCAATTTCGTCAGGCGCTCGGCATTATCACCCACTCGCTGACACGATAA